A region of the Styela clava chromosome 1, kaStyClav1.hap1.2, whole genome shotgun sequence genome:
CAAGCCCGCTGAACGGAGACTACTTCGACCTTAGCAACGGCTACTGGAGAAGGAGACGAAATGTTCCTATGTCTTGAGTCGTCTGATGAATTTGAACTGTGTGAAACTGGACTAGGATTGGTAGAACTGTTCATATGATTGAAAGTGTTGATTTTCGATTTGACTGATCCAAGTCGGACCTGAAATTGAGGGGTTGAGGTAGTTTCTTTTTTCTCTTCTACTGGCGACGACGAAAGTTCTCGAATTTTCGATTCCACAGCTCCCGCCATGTGTATGATGTCTGTTTCTTTTAATTTGGGGCTAACTTGATGTAACCTGCTGATGACGTCACCATAGATGACGTCACTGCTGTTAGAATTCAAACTTCGTACAGATTCTCTGGACGATTCTCTCTTTTCGATAGGAGATGTCCTATCTTTCATTCCTTTCCAATCCGCTGAAGGTAGGCTTTTACTGAAAGTACCTTCTTCTGTGTTTCGATACATTTTAGATGAAATGTTCCTTTTACGTCCGTGTGGTTTTCTTGTTCGAGTGTCTCTCTCAAAAGTATTGTCTTCTGTTGGCTGAGAAAACGAAATATCCTTCAAGGAAGACCTCGAATTTGACTCTATACTGGATTTGGAAGCACTCGAAATGGAAGATTTTGACGTCGTGGAAGACGATGGTTTGATTGAAGCCCCTGAAATGACGTCACGAGGCTTTAAATTGCttcttgttttgaaataatGCGACTCGTAATTGTGTTTGGGGGCGTTACGACCCTCTCGTACTGAAGACGCCTTTTTTCGTCCGGAGAATCCGTTCATATCTGTAGTACCGTTACAATTTTTAGTGGTGTGTTGTCGAAAATCCGGCAGCATATTTAGATTTTCAGTCAGTTTTTGGATGGGGCTCAAACACTGTTCTGTCGGTATGTCTCCGTATTCGGGGGTTAGAGGGAAGTTTAATTCCAACTTTTTTCCACCCTGCCCCCGAACTGAATTGAATTTTCTCCTCACTGGGGCAGTTTTGGGACACTCGTCCACAAGAGAAGCAGTCCTATTCCGTGCTGGCGTGTATTCATAATTTTTACTGAATACGTCTTCGTGGCTAGAATTTAACGGTTCGTCAATAGGACTAATATTTCTGGGCTGGTCTcctatgaaaaatatatttctgtctGATGTAGCAGAAGTAGCGTCCCTTGGAGGAGGGCTTTTTGCAGGTTCAGAAATTCCTCGCAAAGACAAAGTAACGGGTCGGAATTGTTGGGGTTTATTAGACCTCACATCATTAACTGTTACGGTAACTCCACTCAAATACTGtttcttattttcattttcttgttgttgtgacGTCATTGATTTCGAAATTGTTTTTGTGACGTCATCAGTACTCAGTTTTCGTAATTGTCTTAAATATTCTTTAGCGACATTGTCTTCCTTGACTTCACTATTTTGTCCGTCCTTGTCGTCGTTAAGTCGGACGTATGTCGGGGGTTGTTTTCGGAACGGAACATTGATTTCGTCATTGCTTTCAGTGTACTCGATACACGGCGATGCAGTAGCTTCTGGAAGTCGATAAGAATGCTTGGAACCAACTGTAAAGAGAAATtccaaaatttacaaaaaaaatgtcgCGACTggcattttttgtaatgtagTGTGTCGTGGACCATTCATACTTTTGTTAACTCTAAAATTCAGCCATGAGCACCTTTTGGGATTGTGAGGGCAAAATCAAATCATACCCAATGTCTCACACTGAACATGATGAAGACTTGGAGATCTCACCCAACTATAATTAGGCTATGTGCTAATTTGACAGTGTTTTATCCTTAAATATAGCTGCCAGTTTATATTGtaattttggaatatttttccATAGCCCTAAATTCAATGCCGATAACTGCAATTTCCTATTAATGATTATGCCCTAGTTCTAGAAGGAACGCCATCTACAATTACATCTTAATACTGATGGCAGCTCCGATAAATTACGGTTTCATTACCGTCGTTGTGGTActtttgttcaaatatatatgtgcTTACCTGAGGACGCATGCAGTCGATGCCTTCTTGATAAAACTGGTTGAGATTGTCTTCTCGCAAACTCTCTGAAACGTTGAGGACTATCGTCAGGATCTTCCTCTAAAATTTCTCCATGTTTGAAGGAGTCAGAGTCAAACTCATCTCCCTCTAGAATCTCTCCGTTAGAGATTCTCAATAAATTAGGAGACCATAGTCTTTTTAGTTCTTCACTTGTAATCCGAATATTTTCCTCAAGAGTTTCAGTGAAATCATTCAAATTAGATCCAGCAGATGAGGAAGATAGTAAAAAGTGAGAGTCTTTCGGAGTTCTCCTGGATGGATTATTATAATAAGATGAAGCAAGATCCTCATCTTCTCCGCTTAGAGTAGTAAATCCAGAATCGTTGCTCATGGAGCAAGCGTCTGTACCGCGATGTTGACCTCGCcgttttgttttgttatttttctgaTGAAGGTCCTCCTGGTTGAGAAGCAAATCATCCATGTCATGAGAATTCGAAGTTAGAGAATCTTCATTCAGAACTCTGTCTAAGCTATCTTGGGAAAGACTGAGGAGACgctgttaataaaaaataaaatttaatactgATGTAACTTATCTTTAAACAGATATCTAACACGTGAAATcctatatattatataccaaGTTCAGCATGAGTGTATATAGCCTATTCTTACCAGTTAAGTATAAACAGTCTATATGAAATATAATGCAAATACCCGTTCATAGGCTTCACTGTACGGGAATGTCTCAAGAAGACAGGTGTGAGACCCTATATTTTTGAGGAACTGAACAAATGATAACATgaacatacaaataaaatatactaaCCGCCGCTTCAGCCTTTGATCCAGGTTTTCGTCTCTGAAGTTGTCTTCTGATGACACGTGACCTACTAAAATGATTGACGTCACTCTCGTCCTCTTCGTTTTCTACTTTTTCTTCTTCGTTTCCGCGCGAGGGCGCTATATCCGACCCCGGAGTAAGGCATTCGTCAATGGTACtggaatatttttcaatgtCTCCTAAAATATATAATGTTGCATAAGGATCTTGTTcaaattctattttaatttctagAGTTTATTCAATTTGGAATATACTGCCAATTTACCTTCATATTCGTCGTCTTCTTCTCCTTCCGATTCAATTTCTGGCGGCCAGTCTAAATCTGTGGGTACGATTCCATCGAATACTTCGCCACATCGGTCCGTCAAGAACATAAGTATTTCGGTCACCTGTATTGCAATAAGAGAATGAAATACTAAACGATACATCTCTGATGACAACTTTGATGACAACACATACGGTAACTAAGAGAGGTAAACCGCTAAATTAAggagaaaaattaaataaactcTTTTTTCTGTAAAATGGGTAATTATGCTAAAAACCATAATTTTACccaatttcttatttatttaggTTTTTCAATGCGAGTAAAATGTGGTACATACCTTCATGGGTGCTTCTGTCATGACCGCTGGGCCAGGCGGCCATAGTAAACTCGGTGCTATACATATTGCTAAgttatatgacgtcatattattACGTTTCGCGCGTGACGCAATACGATTCAAGATGATTGAAAGACGGCGAATGAGAACTCGATTACACTGATCCAAACTTCTTAGTAacctgaaaaatattaatttggaTGAGAATACACCTATTTGTGTAGTAGTCGGAGTCTGCACCGTCCGGGTTTGAATTCTCAGTCATCCTAAAATCGGGCATCTGGATGGAAAGATATTTCTTACACGTGACAAGATTCGTCCATACCAGAGTTTTCATGGGCGAAATTTCTGTTTCTAAATTGCTTTCAATCCGGAGTCGGCAGTCAAGTAATTCCGACCGGATTCGAACATTGGTAGTCAAATataaatggaaatttttttagGCTACATATCTCCGGATATATAACAAGAGATACTAATCACAATATGAATATCGATAATGTTGGTAGGGGCGCCATTACAAAGTATAGAACGTGACTGCCAATCCTAAGACTTCAAAGGAAAACGAGGCGTGGCACAACGCCAAGCCACAAAAAGGGCAACTCATACCTCCTCAACGACCCCAATTTCGCTTCGTCATCTGCTTCTTCGATAGCGTTTGTCCAATCTGTGTAGAGAGTATTGTCCAGGACggagttcggaatgttgcgtAAAAAATCTTTAACAAGGGCGGCGATGACGTATATACTTGCGTCACTAATGGTGACGTCAGCTTCTTCATCTAATTTGTGTTTCAATTGTCGGGTTGTTTTTGCATTAGCCGATTTTCGAAATATGCCGGTGGTGTAAGGTGCTTTACGATAAAGAATATCAAGCATATCCTGCGAATAAAAACAgtatataaatgtataaaagAAATATATCACTATAATATCTTTAGGGGGTAAAATATGGCAAAATTAAGCGACTTTGAATTTGTAATGATTGTCTGTTTGCTATGTTCTGGTACTCAATGCCCCTGGAATGCCTTGCAAATcccgaaattttcaaatataagtaGTCACTTGGATGAAGAAAGTTTATTACCGCTATCGGAGTAGGCAGTTCTCCGTTGGTGCAGACTTGTCCCAGTGGCAAAGAAAATAGCTTTGGTGAGGCGGGCGGTGACGTAGATGGCGGAGATGACGAAAAGTAGGTAGTGACGTCACTTCCGGCTGAATTACCGCTCAACGAAGCGTGACCGGAGTCGGAGCTCTCGTTTCGCTGGCCGTTACGTTTACGTGTCCAGTTTAAAAATCCTGTTTTTGCCTTAAGTCGCACCAGTCGTCTTTGTGTCATGTCTAAAATAGTGTCATCAAATGTTTACTACAAAATTTCCATGGAATTTACCAAGTTTAGTTGAAACTATCACAATGATCGTTTGGGTCACTCGGATATACAAAGCCAATATCATTTCATTATACTccaaatgaaatttaaatactAATTTGCATAGAGACAATCTAATAATTCACATAcctatattattaaatttattcgaAGGCATTCTCTTGCTTCGTAAAATAAACTGGCATCTGTTTCTGACATCTTGTTGCATTTCATTTTCGTATCTCGCCACTGACGTAATTTCCGTTTCCGGTAAAATTCCGTTAGCGGATATGAGGTCACGAATCAGACTGAGTTGAATGGCGTGTGGAAGCTCGTGACCTGCAAAGTAAAAAAttgcattgtgatgtcatattcTTGCACTATGATGTCATATAATTCGCATTATAACATCATATTGTTAGGCCACGATATCTTGTCTTTCTATTATGACGTGTGAGTTTGCAAATTGCTACatcttatatttgtattatgACATGAGTTATATATATCTTATGCTTgtcatat
Encoded here:
- the LOC120338538 gene encoding uncharacterized protein LOC120338538 isoform X2, with translation MKMRKSNSISEELMGGNAEKAKFKKMAQRRQSAPSIVIRGVLGRSNKLPASLYNARDELPTSPYSPNVNSQRLSLKFGSHDATLNLSKRKYVMEGKVQLTTGMQTQDRYMFLFTDLLLIAKAKSGNNFKLKYRIRVCELWIASCIDDVTEVAKSPEKSFVIGWPTENFVATFSSPESKELWLNALLNKIREEKEKESPKTTDVKVINRDSSNTAHVRMVTVSHKQTAKDVAQLALKEFNIENEDDYQLWVTPRKEGTAYPLIGHELPHAIQLSLIRDLISANGILPETEITSVARYENEMQQDVRNRCQFILRSKRMPSNKFNNIDMTQRRLVRLKAKTGFLNWTRKRNGQRNESSDSGHASLSGNSAGSDVTTYFSSSPPSTSPPASPKLFSLPLGQVCTNGELPTPIADMLDILYRKAPYTTGIFRKSANAKTTRQLKHKLDEEADVTISDASIYVIAALVKDFLRNIPNSVLDNTLYTDWTNAIEEADDEAKLGSLRRLLRSLDQCNRVLIRRLSIILNRIASRAKRNNMTSYNLAICIAPSLLWPPGPAVMTEAPMKVTEILMFLTDRCGEVFDGIVPTDLDWPPEIESEGEEDDEYEGDIEKYSSTIDECLTPGSDIAPSRGNEEEKVENEEDESDVNHFSRSRVIRRQLQRRKPGSKAEAARLLSLSQDSLDRVLNEDSLTSNSHDMDDLLLNQEDLHQKNNKTKRRGQHRGTDACSMSNDSGFTTLSGEDEDLASSYYNNPSRRTPKDSHFLLSSSSAGSNLNDFTETLEENIRITSEELKRLWSPNLLRISNGEILEGDEFDSDSFKHGEILEEDPDDSPQRFREFARRQSQPVLSRRHRLHASSVGSKHSYRLPEATASPCIEYTESNDEINVPFRKQPPTYVRLNDDKDGQNSEVKEDNVAKEYLRQLRKLSTDDVTKTISKSMTSQQQENENKKQYLSGVTVTVNDVRSNKPQQFRPVTLSLRGISEPAKSPPPRDATSATSDRNIFFIGDQPRNISPIDEPLNSSHEDVFSKNYEYTPARNRTASLVDECPKTAPVRRKFNSVRGQGGKKLELNFPLTPEYGDIPTEQCLSPIQKLTENLNMLPDFRQHTTKNCNGTTDMNGFSGRKKASSVREGRNAPKHNYESHYFKTRSNLKPRDVISGASIKPSSSTTSKSSISSASKSSIESNSRSSLKDISFSQPTEDNTFERDTRTRKPHGRKRNISSKMYRNTEEGTFSKSLPSADWKGMKDRTSPIEKRESSRESVRSLNSNSSDVIYGDVISRLHQVSPKLKETDIIHMAGAVESKIRELSSSPVEEKKETTSTPQFQVRLGSVKSKINTFNHMNSSTNPSPVSHSSNSSDDSRHRNISSPSPVAVAKVEVVSVQRACDVPKKKQENDNRNGLVVRTTPESGMKTPPRYPTRIKDSISVQVQQPEKNEKQSHADKLSQRRSPQAVSDNLIFSLSESFAFGNRKTPRSITPSGSPKDSPVFMRRRRTDSRTARQTSGSPSDKSATPFRQTRHMSVERCSSHNPNRTNVHVMPWSAKRKSGDANLTSERTNEHRRSLKGHRKPPISPVSPQRDNNSNEILPFMGLEKVIHSEESYV
- the LOC120338538 gene encoding uncharacterized protein LOC120338538 isoform X1; translated protein: MMEQRLKAESWSNIRSHRVKIEVTGSSFEPNDITINMHAHNIASDIEDNVQVDTEDKEWDQEPLSYKSFSFSTLAQRSAAVKPVPISADTTPRTRRKSVKRIIEKFSASSITDPLTTEKNNVTTNKKTHKAAPKRDSVYFNLYMDAIEQRLFDEEDMIVWTVQERFPNDDLKFYEGLFSIQNVTSQSTIPYSIPSPSLSPRSNPINVLVDLNHKHTEDPEKHEDTIDGEKFHFSAQLARKKEIAMAKIHDSRTFKFNHHHHHQHSNFASQFPVFSRLSPGLQAKFKKMAQRRQSAPSIVIRGVLGRSNKLPASLYNARDELPTSPYSPNVNSQRLSLKFGSHDATLNLSKRKYVMEGKVQLTTGMQTQDRYMFLFTDLLLIAKAKSGNNFKLKYRIRVCELWIASCIDDVTEVAKSPEKSFVIGWPTENFVATFSSPESKELWLNALLNKIREEKEKESPKTTDVKVINRDSSNTAHVRMVTVSHKQTAKDVAQLALKEFNIENEDDYQLWVTPRKEGTAYPLIGHELPHAIQLSLIRDLISANGILPETEITSVARYENEMQQDVRNRCQFILRSKRMPSNKFNNIDMTQRRLVRLKAKTGFLNWTRKRNGQRNESSDSGHASLSGNSAGSDVTTYFSSSPPSTSPPASPKLFSLPLGQVCTNGELPTPIADMLDILYRKAPYTTGIFRKSANAKTTRQLKHKLDEEADVTISDASIYVIAALVKDFLRNIPNSVLDNTLYTDWTNAIEEADDEAKLGSLRRLLRSLDQCNRVLIRRLSIILNRIASRAKRNNMTSYNLAICIAPSLLWPPGPAVMTEAPMKVTEILMFLTDRCGEVFDGIVPTDLDWPPEIESEGEEDDEYEGDIEKYSSTIDECLTPGSDIAPSRGNEEEKVENEEDESDVNHFSRSRVIRRQLQRRKPGSKAEAARLLSLSQDSLDRVLNEDSLTSNSHDMDDLLLNQEDLHQKNNKTKRRGQHRGTDACSMSNDSGFTTLSGEDEDLASSYYNNPSRRTPKDSHFLLSSSSAGSNLNDFTETLEENIRITSEELKRLWSPNLLRISNGEILEGDEFDSDSFKHGEILEEDPDDSPQRFREFARRQSQPVLSRRHRLHASSVGSKHSYRLPEATASPCIEYTESNDEINVPFRKQPPTYVRLNDDKDGQNSEVKEDNVAKEYLRQLRKLSTDDVTKTISKSMTSQQQENENKKQYLSGVTVTVNDVRSNKPQQFRPVTLSLRGISEPAKSPPPRDATSATSDRNIFFIGDQPRNISPIDEPLNSSHEDVFSKNYEYTPARNRTASLVDECPKTAPVRRKFNSVRGQGGKKLELNFPLTPEYGDIPTEQCLSPIQKLTENLNMLPDFRQHTTKNCNGTTDMNGFSGRKKASSVREGRNAPKHNYESHYFKTRSNLKPRDVISGASIKPSSSTTSKSSISSASKSSIESNSRSSLKDISFSQPTEDNTFERDTRTRKPHGRKRNISSKMYRNTEEGTFSKSLPSADWKGMKDRTSPIEKRESSRESVRSLNSNSSDVIYGDVISRLHQVSPKLKETDIIHMAGAVESKIRELSSSPVEEKKETTSTPQFQVRLGSVKSKINTFNHMNSSTNPSPVSHSSNSSDDSRHRNISSPSPVAVAKVEVVSVQRACDVPKKKQENDNRNGLVVRTTPESGMKTPPRYPTRIKDSISVQVQQPEKNEKQSHADKLSQRRSPQAVSDNLIFSLSESFAFGNRKTPRSITPSGSPKDSPVFMRRRRTDSRTARQTSGSPSDKSATPFRQTRHMSVERCSSHNPNRTNVHVMPWSAKRKSGDANLTSERTNEHRRSLKGHRKPPISPVSPQRDNNSNEILPFMGLEKVIHSEESYV
- the LOC120338538 gene encoding uncharacterized protein LOC120338538 isoform X3, producing the protein MAQRRQSAPSIVIRGVLGRSNKLPASLYNARDELPTSPYSPNVNSQRLSLKFGSHDATLNLSKRKYVMEGKVQLTTGMQTQDRYMFLFTDLLLIAKAKSGNNFKLKYRIRVCELWIASCIDDVTEVAKSPEKSFVIGWPTENFVATFSSPESKELWLNALLNKIREEKEKESPKTTDVKVINRDSSNTAHVRMVTVSHKQTAKDVAQLALKEFNIENEDDYQLWVTPRKEGTAYPLIGHELPHAIQLSLIRDLISANGILPETEITSVARYENEMQQDVRNRCQFILRSKRMPSNKFNNIDMTQRRLVRLKAKTGFLNWTRKRNGQRNESSDSGHASLSGNSAGSDVTTYFSSSPPSTSPPASPKLFSLPLGQVCTNGELPTPIADMLDILYRKAPYTTGIFRKSANAKTTRQLKHKLDEEADVTISDASIYVIAALVKDFLRNIPNSVLDNTLYTDWTNAIEEADDEAKLGSLRRLLRSLDQCNRVLIRRLSIILNRIASRAKRNNMTSYNLAICIAPSLLWPPGPAVMTEAPMKVTEILMFLTDRCGEVFDGIVPTDLDWPPEIESEGEEDDEYEGDIEKYSSTIDECLTPGSDIAPSRGNEEEKVENEEDESDVNHFSRSRVIRRQLQRRKPGSKAEAARLLSLSQDSLDRVLNEDSLTSNSHDMDDLLLNQEDLHQKNNKTKRRGQHRGTDACSMSNDSGFTTLSGEDEDLASSYYNNPSRRTPKDSHFLLSSSSAGSNLNDFTETLEENIRITSEELKRLWSPNLLRISNGEILEGDEFDSDSFKHGEILEEDPDDSPQRFREFARRQSQPVLSRRHRLHASSVGSKHSYRLPEATASPCIEYTESNDEINVPFRKQPPTYVRLNDDKDGQNSEVKEDNVAKEYLRQLRKLSTDDVTKTISKSMTSQQQENENKKQYLSGVTVTVNDVRSNKPQQFRPVTLSLRGISEPAKSPPPRDATSATSDRNIFFIGDQPRNISPIDEPLNSSHEDVFSKNYEYTPARNRTASLVDECPKTAPVRRKFNSVRGQGGKKLELNFPLTPEYGDIPTEQCLSPIQKLTENLNMLPDFRQHTTKNCNGTTDMNGFSGRKKASSVREGRNAPKHNYESHYFKTRSNLKPRDVISGASIKPSSSTTSKSSISSASKSSIESNSRSSLKDISFSQPTEDNTFERDTRTRKPHGRKRNISSKMYRNTEEGTFSKSLPSADWKGMKDRTSPIEKRESSRESVRSLNSNSSDVIYGDVISRLHQVSPKLKETDIIHMAGAVESKIRELSSSPVEEKKETTSTPQFQVRLGSVKSKINTFNHMNSSTNPSPVSHSSNSSDDSRHRNISSPSPVAVAKVEVVSVQRACDVPKKKQENDNRNGLVVRTTPESGMKTPPRYPTRIKDSISVQVQQPEKNEKQSHADKLSQRRSPQAVSDNLIFSLSESFAFGNRKTPRSITPSGSPKDSPVFMRRRRTDSRTARQTSGSPSDKSATPFRQTRHMSVERCSSHNPNRTNVHVMPWSAKRKSGDANLTSERTNEHRRSLKGHRKPPISPVSPQRDNNSNEILPFMGLEKVIHSEESYV